A stretch of Dietzia lutea DNA encodes these proteins:
- a CDS encoding glutaminyl-peptide cyclotransferase: MSSVRRPVGPLVVSLSLIAALTACSTGDGSEAASTTAAGTSLASSSAPAGSSSTGSTAPRVPVGPSEPQPVRGSVEVVRTLEHDPALFTQGLQVVGDEIYESTGRYGGSVVQRRPLEGGDAVTVPMADDEFGEGLAVTPDTLWTLTWRKGVAHNRDPQTLEVRSEATYRGEGWGLCFDGSGLVMSDGSDTLTFRDPATFEPTGTVTVTSGGTPVPQLNELECVDGDVLANVWMTDEIIRIDPATGEVTAIHDAAQLGRPRPANPDAVLNGIASLPGSENLLVTGKLWPQMYEVRLVG, from the coding sequence ATGAGCAGCGTCCGCCGCCCGGTCGGCCCCCTCGTCGTGTCCCTGAGCCTGATCGCCGCGTTGACGGCGTGTTCGACGGGGGACGGGAGCGAAGCGGCCTCCACCACCGCGGCCGGTACCTCGCTGGCCTCCTCGAGCGCGCCCGCCGGTTCGTCGTCCACCGGGTCCACCGCCCCGCGCGTCCCGGTCGGCCCGTCGGAGCCGCAGCCGGTCCGCGGTTCGGTCGAGGTGGTGCGCACGCTGGAGCACGATCCCGCCCTGTTCACCCAGGGCCTGCAGGTGGTCGGCGACGAGATCTACGAGTCGACGGGCCGGTACGGCGGCTCGGTGGTGCAGCGTCGGCCGCTCGAGGGCGGGGACGCGGTGACCGTGCCGATGGCGGACGACGAGTTCGGCGAGGGTCTGGCCGTCACCCCCGACACCCTGTGGACGCTGACGTGGAGGAAGGGGGTCGCCCACAACCGTGACCCGCAGACCCTCGAGGTCCGCTCCGAGGCCACGTACCGGGGCGAGGGCTGGGGCCTGTGCTTCGACGGCTCCGGGCTGGTGATGAGCGACGGCTCCGACACCCTGACCTTCCGGGACCCGGCCACGTTCGAACCGACCGGCACCGTCACCGTCACCTCGGGCGGCACCCCGGTGCCACAGCTCAACGAGTTGGAGTGCGTGGACGGCGACGTCCTGGCGAACGTGTGGATGACCGACGAGATCATCCGGATCGATCCCGCCACAGGCGAGGTCACGGCGATCCACGACGCCGCACAGCTCGGCCGGCCCCGACCCGCGAACCCGGACGCCGTGCTCAACGGGATCGCATCGCTGCCGGGCTCGGAGAACCTCCTGGTCACCGGCAAGCTGTGGCCGCAGATGTACGAGGTGCGACTCGTTGGGTGA
- a CDS encoding DUF3027 domain-containing protein — protein sequence MGDVNTEVGTDQGATVAGTDEESGFDAELRERLTSAVDVARAATEEFATTGVGEHLGTTVEAAYTTTHRFASELPGYRGWYWACVLALVPGGEVTVDEIALLPGDEALVAPEWVPWEKRIRPGDLGAGDLLPPAEDDKRLVPGYASSGDEALDEAAGPIGLGRPRHLSRQGRSAAAERWAAERGPDTEIARSAKHNCGTCGFLVPVAGSLGTMFGICTNEYSADGQTVHLEYGCGAHSEIELTRDTTPPVPEAYDDAAVDVVVLPQQLAASARARSAGDTPAGEAETGAEGSAPADEA from the coding sequence ATGGGGGACGTGAACACCGAGGTAGGCACGGATCAGGGGGCGACCGTCGCGGGCACCGATGAGGAATCGGGCTTCGACGCCGAGCTGCGTGAGCGGCTGACCTCCGCCGTGGACGTGGCGCGGGCGGCGACCGAGGAGTTCGCCACCACCGGTGTGGGCGAGCATCTCGGCACCACCGTCGAGGCCGCGTACACCACCACGCACCGTTTCGCCTCGGAGCTTCCCGGGTACCGCGGGTGGTACTGGGCCTGCGTGCTCGCCCTCGTCCCGGGCGGCGAGGTGACGGTCGACGAGATCGCGCTGCTACCGGGGGACGAGGCGCTGGTCGCCCCCGAGTGGGTGCCCTGGGAGAAGCGGATCCGGCCCGGCGACCTCGGCGCGGGCGATCTGCTGCCGCCCGCGGAGGACGACAAACGTCTCGTCCCCGGGTACGCCTCCAGCGGCGACGAGGCACTCGACGAGGCCGCCGGTCCCATCGGGCTCGGACGCCCGCGCCACCTCAGCCGACAGGGCCGCTCGGCCGCCGCCGAACGCTGGGCCGCCGAGCGGGGGCCCGACACCGAGATCGCCCGCAGCGCGAAGCACAACTGCGGCACCTGCGGGTTCCTGGTCCCCGTCGCCGGCTCTCTCGGCACGATGTTCGGGATCTGCACCAACGAGTACTCCGCGGACGGTCAGACCGTGCACCTCGAGTACGGCTGTGGTGCGCACAGCGAGATCGAGCTGACCAGGGACACGACCCCGCCGGTGCCCGAGGCGTACGACGACGCCGCCGTCGACGTGGTGGTGCTGCCGCAGCAGCTCGCCGCCTCGGCCCGCGCCCGCTCAGCGGGGGACACCCCGGCCGGGGAGGCCGAGACCGGGGCCGAGGGGTCGGCGCCCGCGGACGAGGCCTGA
- a CDS encoding DUF2530 domain-containing protein, which translates to MTDEATDTQVPPIPTYLLDPRPVVILGTLAWTLALLAHMLMTDIDMRTVVLCAVGIGVGAVGSIVYALQRRAVLRGSAGAQQGLDFDRG; encoded by the coding sequence ATGACGGATGAGGCGACGGACACGCAGGTACCGCCGATCCCGACCTACTTGTTGGACCCGCGTCCCGTGGTGATCCTCGGGACGCTGGCGTGGACGCTGGCCCTGCTGGCACACATGCTCATGACGGACATCGACATGCGCACCGTGGTGCTGTGCGCGGTGGGGATCGGTGTCGGAGCGGTCGGCTCGATCGTCTACGCGCTGCAGCGCCGCGCGGTCCTGCGGGGCAGCGCGGGCGCCCAGCAGGGGCTGGACTTCGACCGCGGCTGA
- a CDS encoding NCS2 family permease gives MSQSTGAASQSPAGIGAVDRYFKISERGSTVAREVRGGLVSFFAMAYIIILNPLILGSGVDVEGNQLSIVEIAAVTAFTAGVMTIAFGAIARYPFAFATGLGINSLVAVTIAQQVTWAEAMGLIVIEGVIIVVLAITGFRTAVFNAVPADLKAAIAVGIGLFIAMVGVVDSGFVRRLPDAANTTVPVGLGIGGSIASWPTFVFVVGLLLCGVLVARKIRGGLFIGIVITAVFAVIVEGFANAGPSVVDGEPNPTGWSLAVPVIPDSLGGIPNLSLIGNVDLIGAFTRIGPLAAGLFIFTLLLANFFDAMGTFTGLGKEAELMDDKGNLPGMKSALVVEGFGAVAGGLTSSSSNTVFLESASGIAEGARTGLANIVTGALFLLAMFFTPLYEVVPVEAAAPALVIVGALMIAQIKQIDLSDFSIALPAFLTIVAMPFTYSIANGIGIGFIAWVVMATATGKARTVHPILWIVAAAFVLYFAIGPITDALA, from the coding sequence ATGTCGCAGAGCACCGGGGCCGCGTCGCAGTCCCCCGCCGGGATCGGGGCGGTCGACCGCTACTTCAAGATCAGCGAGCGGGGCTCCACCGTCGCGCGTGAGGTCCGCGGCGGGCTCGTCAGCTTCTTCGCGATGGCCTACATCATCATCCTCAACCCCCTGATCCTCGGCTCGGGTGTGGACGTCGAGGGCAACCAGCTGTCGATCGTCGAGATCGCCGCCGTCACCGCCTTCACGGCCGGCGTGATGACCATCGCGTTCGGCGCCATCGCGCGGTACCCGTTCGCGTTCGCGACCGGCCTCGGCATCAACTCGCTCGTCGCCGTCACGATCGCCCAGCAGGTGACCTGGGCCGAGGCCATGGGCCTCATCGTCATCGAGGGCGTCATCATCGTGGTCCTCGCGATCACCGGGTTCCGCACCGCCGTGTTCAACGCGGTCCCCGCCGACCTCAAGGCCGCGATCGCGGTCGGTATCGGCCTGTTCATCGCCATGGTCGGCGTGGTCGACTCCGGGTTCGTGCGCCGCCTGCCGGACGCCGCCAACACCACCGTCCCGGTCGGCCTCGGAATCGGCGGCTCGATCGCGTCCTGGCCGACCTTCGTCTTCGTCGTCGGCCTCCTTTTGTGCGGCGTGCTCGTCGCCCGGAAGATCCGCGGCGGGCTGTTCATCGGCATCGTCATCACCGCGGTGTTCGCGGTCATCGTCGAGGGCTTCGCGAACGCCGGTCCGTCCGTTGTCGACGGCGAGCCCAACCCGACCGGGTGGAGTCTCGCGGTACCGGTCATCCCCGACTCCCTCGGCGGCATCCCCAACCTCTCGCTGATCGGCAACGTCGACCTCATCGGCGCGTTCACCCGCATCGGCCCGCTGGCCGCGGGACTGTTCATCTTCACGCTGCTGCTCGCCAACTTCTTCGACGCGATGGGCACGTTCACCGGCCTCGGCAAGGAGGCCGAGCTGATGGACGACAAGGGCAACCTGCCCGGCATGAAGAGCGCCCTCGTGGTCGAGGGATTCGGCGCCGTCGCCGGTGGCCTGACCTCGTCGTCGTCGAACACGGTCTTCCTCGAGTCGGCGTCCGGCATCGCCGAGGGCGCGCGCACCGGCCTGGCGAACATCGTCACGGGCGCGCTCTTCCTGCTCGCGATGTTCTTCACCCCGCTCTACGAGGTGGTCCCGGTCGAGGCCGCCGCCCCCGCCCTCGTGATCGTGGGCGCGCTGATGATCGCCCAGATCAAGCAGATCGACCTCAGCGACTTCTCCATCGCCCTGCCCGCGTTCCTCACGATCGTGGCGATGCCGTTCACCTACTCGATCGCCAACGGCATCGGCATCGGCTTCATCGCGTGGGTCGTCATGGCGACGGCGACCGGCAAGGCCCGCACCGTGCACCCGATCCTGTGGATCGTCGCGGCCGCGTTCGTCCTCTACTTCGCGATCGGCCCCATCACCGACGCGCTGGCCTGA
- a CDS encoding TrmH family RNA methyltransferase produces MHVVDVSDPADPRLDDLRDLNNSDRRPDLPGGRGLVIAEGTYVVGRMLLSRFRPHVLLGTDSRLQQLRREATAEGWDADERAGDAVYLCTTKDVLSEVIGFRSSRDILAAADRPEPLAVDEVVDGARTLVVLEGVNDPENLGAIFRNCAALGVDGVLFGAATGDPLYRRVVRVSMGHVLRLPFAHLPGTPTTWQRSLDDLGERGFRTIALTPAAETPLSRAVAAEKVAFVLGAEGPGLTEHAMRACDVRAAIPMTDGTDSLNVATAAAVAFYERARRD; encoded by the coding sequence GTGCACGTCGTCGACGTCTCCGATCCCGCCGACCCCCGGCTGGACGATCTCCGCGACCTCAACAACTCCGACCGCCGGCCCGACCTGCCCGGCGGTCGGGGACTGGTGATCGCCGAGGGCACCTACGTGGTGGGGCGCATGCTGCTGTCCCGCTTCCGGCCCCACGTCCTGCTCGGCACGGACTCCCGCCTGCAGCAGCTGCGACGCGAGGCCACCGCCGAGGGGTGGGACGCCGACGAGCGGGCCGGCGACGCGGTCTACCTGTGCACCACCAAGGACGTCCTCAGCGAGGTGATCGGCTTCCGCTCGAGCCGTGACATCCTCGCCGCCGCCGACCGGCCCGAGCCACTGGCGGTCGACGAGGTCGTCGACGGCGCCCGCACCCTCGTCGTGCTCGAGGGCGTCAACGACCCGGAGAACCTCGGCGCGATCTTCCGCAACTGCGCGGCGCTCGGCGTGGACGGGGTCCTGTTCGGCGCTGCCACCGGGGACCCCCTGTACCGGCGGGTCGTACGCGTGTCGATGGGGCACGTGCTGCGGCTGCCGTTCGCGCACCTGCCCGGCACGCCCACCACGTGGCAGCGGAGCCTCGACGACCTCGGCGAGCGCGGTTTCCGAACCATCGCGCTGACCCCGGCCGCCGAGACACCCCTGTCCCGCGCCGTCGCCGCCGAGAAGGTCGCGTTCGTGCTGGGCGCCGAGGGCCCCGGCCTCACCGAGCACGCCATGCGCGCCTGCGACGTGCGCGCCGCCATCCCCATGACCGACGGCACGGACTCGCTCAACGTGGCCACCGCCGCCGCGGTCGCGTTCTACGAGCGGGCCCGGCGCGACTGA
- a CDS encoding DUF6928 family protein, with product MGHHVATFWYLATDDPAAPIRAGHPSDPGFARRLLSRLFPTVTVASLGAFPLNRSASAGQGEIYVGSFPGLTVVQTPVGGPVVPSAAADTWLRLVEAPTVLLFAQDPEDGVSGFARWESGRLIRAFAGADDRIVEDEGMPLPFERAYWAGEFPPEGADDNPLALPFSPSSLLHAAHRDWLGFDLEPGGLDVPVHGFATDGRREVRQHTPPAGPALHVVGMPGRAELHAASRRASSRAAEGGADGTGTDGGRAAGASSPYEDDDYERLPSGAGPRRTAGVDRIRGLAGLVGDAVRRGADEVSRRARRRSR from the coding sequence ATGGGCCATCACGTCGCGACCTTCTGGTATCTGGCGACCGACGATCCCGCCGCCCCCATCAGGGCGGGGCATCCGTCGGATCCCGGCTTCGCCCGCCGCCTGCTGTCCCGGCTTTTCCCCACCGTGACCGTGGCGTCGCTGGGCGCGTTCCCGCTCAACCGGTCGGCGTCGGCCGGCCAGGGCGAGATCTACGTGGGCTCCTTCCCCGGCCTGACGGTGGTGCAGACCCCCGTCGGGGGCCCGGTCGTGCCGTCGGCCGCGGCGGACACGTGGCTCCGCCTGGTCGAGGCGCCCACCGTCCTGTTGTTCGCGCAGGATCCCGAGGACGGGGTCAGCGGGTTCGCCCGCTGGGAGTCGGGGCGGCTGATCCGGGCGTTCGCCGGCGCGGACGACCGGATCGTCGAGGACGAGGGGATGCCGCTGCCGTTCGAGCGGGCGTACTGGGCCGGCGAGTTCCCGCCCGAGGGGGCGGACGACAACCCTCTGGCGTTGCCGTTCTCGCCGTCGTCACTCCTCCACGCCGCGCACCGGGACTGGCTCGGTTTCGACCTCGAGCCGGGTGGCCTGGACGTGCCGGTCCACGGTTTCGCCACCGACGGCCGCCGCGAGGTCCGGCAGCACACCCCACCTGCGGGTCCCGCGCTGCACGTGGTGGGGATGCCGGGGCGCGCGGAGCTCCACGCCGCCTCGCGTCGCGCCTCGTCGCGCGCAGCGGAGGGCGGCGCCGACGGGACGGGCACCGACGGCGGTCGCGCGGCGGGCGCCTCGTCCCCGTACGAGGACGACGACTATGAACGCCTGCCCTCCGGCGCCGGCCCGCGTCGGACCGCGGGCGTCGACCGGATCCGTGGGCTCGCCGGGCTGGTCGGGGACGCGGTCCGCCGGGGCGCCGACGAGGTGTCCCGCCGCGCGCGCCGCCGCTCGCGGTAG
- the sepH gene encoding septation protein SepH, whose product MRKLRIIGVDTESSVVECEVPDSGEKFTLPLDDRFRAAARGEFVAGGSDRAPVTGTLRPREIQDRIRHGASPEEVAADAGVPLSRIEGFAVPVLLERANAADLARSAHPVLPDGPALNTLADRVGAALDRRGVDPDLVTWDAWRDRSGGWVVRTSWPAGLSDDAAATWSFVPDSHGGSARALDEEAERILDPSRATALRSVSSPPPLPPGPPPIRAVPPPTSVTPPAGPTRPAAEPPSGPAEPPTAAPVGRGDGAAAGDGGGAGGGDDDEDFLQPTPTEPERRPSRRHPTMPSWEDVLLGVRGKDD is encoded by the coding sequence ATGCGGAAGCTGAGGATCATCGGTGTGGACACCGAGTCGTCGGTCGTCGAATGCGAGGTCCCGGACTCCGGTGAGAAGTTCACCCTGCCCCTCGACGACCGTTTCCGTGCCGCCGCGCGCGGTGAGTTCGTGGCCGGCGGATCGGACCGGGCGCCGGTGACCGGCACGCTGCGTCCCCGCGAGATCCAGGACCGGATCCGGCACGGGGCCTCCCCGGAGGAGGTCGCCGCCGACGCCGGGGTGCCGCTGTCCCGCATCGAGGGTTTCGCCGTGCCCGTGCTGCTCGAGCGGGCCAACGCCGCCGACCTGGCGCGGTCCGCGCACCCGGTGCTGCCGGACGGGCCGGCGCTCAACACGCTCGCCGACCGGGTGGGGGCCGCCCTGGACCGCCGCGGCGTGGATCCGGACCTGGTGACGTGGGACGCCTGGCGCGACCGGTCGGGCGGGTGGGTGGTCCGCACGTCGTGGCCGGCCGGGTTGTCCGACGACGCCGCCGCGACATGGTCGTTCGTCCCCGATTCGCACGGGGGTTCCGCGCGCGCCCTCGACGAGGAGGCCGAGCGCATCCTCGACCCGTCGCGCGCCACGGCGCTGCGGTCCGTGTCGAGCCCTCCCCCGCTGCCTCCGGGGCCGCCGCCGATCCGAGCGGTGCCGCCGCCCACGTCGGTGACGCCGCCCGCCGGCCCGACGCGCCCCGCCGCCGAGCCGCCGTCGGGCCCTGCCGAGCCCCCGACCGCCGCGCCGGTCGGCCGGGGTGACGGTGCCGCGGCCGGTGACGGTGGTGGCGCAGGGGGTGGCGACGACGACGAGGACTTCCTCCAGCCCACGCCGACCGAACCCGAGCGACGCCCCTCACGCCGTCATCCCACGATGCCGTCGTGGGAGGACGTCCTCCTCGGGGTCCGCGGTAAGGACGACTGA
- the serC gene encoding phosphoserine transaminase, giving the protein MSDQLPTIPADLKPADGRFGCGPSKVRPEQISAVADVATTVMGTSHRQAPVKDVVGRVRDGLASLFSLPEGYEVVLGNGGTTAFWDAAAFGLVREKSLHLTYGEFSSKFAKVTGGAPFLADPIVISADPGSAPEPTSDPSVDLIGWAHNETSTGVMVPVSRPAGSENALVAIDATSGAGGLPVDIADADVYYFAPQKSFASDGGLWVSLMSPDALARVDEIAATDRWCPDFLSLPTAVDNSRKNQTYNTPAVATLLMFASQIEWMNDQGGLDWAVARTKDSSSRLYDWAEASDYATPFVAEPAHRSQVVGTIDLAEEIDAAKVAKTLRANGIVDTEPYRKLGRNQLRIGMFPAIEPEDVTQLTRCIDHVVGQLS; this is encoded by the coding sequence ATGAGCGATCAGCTGCCCACCATCCCCGCCGACCTCAAGCCCGCCGACGGCCGCTTCGGCTGCGGTCCGTCCAAGGTCCGCCCCGAGCAGATCTCGGCCGTCGCCGACGTCGCCACCACGGTGATGGGCACCAGCCACCGCCAGGCCCCGGTCAAGGACGTCGTGGGTCGGGTGCGTGACGGCCTGGCCTCGCTGTTCTCCCTCCCGGAGGGCTACGAGGTCGTGCTGGGCAACGGCGGCACCACCGCGTTCTGGGACGCCGCCGCGTTCGGCCTGGTGCGGGAGAAGTCGCTGCACCTGACCTACGGCGAGTTCTCCTCCAAGTTCGCCAAGGTCACCGGCGGCGCGCCGTTCCTCGCCGACCCGATCGTCATCTCGGCCGACCCCGGCTCGGCGCCGGAGCCGACCTCCGACCCGTCCGTCGACCTCATCGGCTGGGCCCACAACGAGACCTCCACCGGCGTGATGGTGCCGGTGTCCCGCCCGGCGGGCTCGGAGAACGCGCTCGTCGCGATCGACGCCACCTCCGGCGCCGGCGGCCTGCCCGTCGACATCGCGGACGCCGACGTCTACTACTTCGCGCCGCAGAAGTCCTTCGCCTCCGACGGCGGCCTGTGGGTGTCGCTCATGAGCCCGGACGCCCTCGCGCGGGTCGACGAGATCGCGGCCACCGACCGCTGGTGCCCGGACTTCCTGTCGCTGCCCACCGCGGTGGACAACTCGCGCAAGAACCAGACGTACAACACCCCGGCCGTGGCGACGCTGCTGATGTTCGCCTCGCAGATCGAGTGGATGAACGACCAGGGCGGACTGGACTGGGCCGTGGCGCGGACCAAGGACTCGTCCTCGCGCCTGTACGACTGGGCCGAGGCCAGCGACTACGCCACCCCGTTCGTCGCCGAGCCCGCGCACCGCTCGCAGGTCGTGGGCACCATCGACCTGGCCGAGGAGATCGACGCCGCGAAGGTCGCCAAGACCCTGCGCGCCAACGGCATCGTCGACACCGAGCCGTACCGCAAGCTGGGCCGCAACCAGCTGCGCATCGGCATGTTCCCGGCGATCGAGCCGGAGGACGTCACGCAGCTGACCCGCTGCATCGACCACGTGGTCGGCCAGCTCTCCTGA
- the pdxH gene encoding pyridoxamine 5'-phosphate oxidase, whose amino-acid sequence MEEPVLEPTDFDTMRVGYGLHARLDVADLEDGWLPLFTEWLDEAGRRGVREPNAMVLGTVGAEGRPSTRTVLCKGVDEGGVTFFTTTTSRKGVQLAQSGYASVTFPWLIAERQVHIEGACHPIDRADSLAYWRTRPRGSQVAAWASEQSRPAESVAELESLYATAAQRLAGVDEIPMPDRWGGYRVVPDRVEFWQGGPDRFHDRVECLRDGDGWTARRLQP is encoded by the coding sequence ATGGAGGAACCGGTCCTGGAACCCACCGACTTCGACACCATGCGGGTCGGGTACGGCCTGCACGCCCGGCTGGACGTGGCCGACCTGGAGGACGGGTGGTTGCCCCTGTTCACCGAGTGGTTGGACGAGGCGGGGCGGCGCGGCGTCCGCGAGCCCAACGCCATGGTGCTCGGCACCGTCGGTGCCGAGGGACGGCCGTCGACCAGGACCGTCCTGTGTAAGGGCGTCGACGAGGGCGGGGTGACGTTCTTCACGACGACGACGTCGCGCAAGGGCGTCCAGTTGGCGCAGTCCGGGTACGCGTCGGTGACCTTCCCCTGGTTGATCGCCGAGCGTCAGGTGCACATCGAGGGCGCCTGCCATCCGATCGACCGGGCGGACAGCCTCGCGTACTGGCGCACCCGTCCGCGGGGGTCGCAGGTCGCCGCCTGGGCGTCCGAGCAGTCGCGGCCCGCGGAGTCGGTGGCCGAGCTCGAGTCCCTGTACGCGACCGCGGCGCAGCGCCTGGCCGGCGTCGACGAGATCCCCATGCCCGACCGGTGGGGCGGGTACCGGGTGGTCCCGGACCGGGTGGAGTTCTGGCAGGGCGGGCCGGACCGGTTCCACGACCGCGTCGAGTGCCTCCGGGACGGCGACGGGTGGACGGCCCGTCGGCTGCAGCCCTGA
- a CDS encoding citrate synthase, giving the protein MTAGSNGSDRKATLSYPGGELELDVVEASCGSDAVQLGSLLAETGMTTLDVGFVNTSACTSSITYIDGAEGILRHRGYPIDQLAENASFLEVSYLLIYGEDPTEAQLAEFTEKVLAETALPGQMMPLLQAFPRDTHPMPVLSAGVSLFGTHGDDLDIDDPKAVDLATARLLGRGPTLAAAIQRIRNGENAIDPDPSLGYVRNLLRMTFGPEYEITDEVAKALDMLLVLHADHEQNCSTSTVRMVGSSEAPLYASITGGINALYGPLHGGANQAVLEMLERIESEGGDATDYMDRVKNKVDGVKLMGFGHRVYKSYDPRAQIAKQHAHALLSQSNDPLLEIALKLEETALADDYFVERKLYPNVDFYTGLIYRAMGFPTDMFTVLFALGRMPGWIAHWREMREDPSTKINRPRQVYTGPAERSFTPISQR; this is encoded by the coding sequence GTGACCGCAGGCTCGAACGGTTCGGACCGCAAAGCAACACTGTCCTACCCCGGCGGTGAGCTCGAACTCGACGTGGTGGAGGCGAGCTGCGGTAGTGACGCCGTACAGCTCGGATCGCTGTTGGCCGAGACGGGGATGACCACCCTGGACGTCGGCTTCGTCAACACGTCCGCGTGCACCTCCTCGATCACCTACATCGACGGCGCCGAGGGGATCCTGCGTCACCGCGGCTACCCGATCGACCAGCTCGCCGAGAACGCCTCGTTCCTCGAGGTCTCCTACCTCCTCATCTACGGCGAGGACCCCACCGAGGCGCAGCTCGCCGAGTTCACCGAGAAGGTCCTCGCCGAGACGGCGCTGCCCGGCCAGATGATGCCGCTGCTGCAGGCCTTCCCCCGTGACACGCACCCCATGCCCGTCCTCTCGGCCGGCGTGAGCCTGTTCGGCACGCACGGTGACGACCTGGACATCGACGACCCCAAGGCCGTCGACCTGGCCACCGCGCGTCTGCTCGGCCGCGGCCCGACCCTCGCGGCGGCCATCCAGCGCATCCGCAACGGCGAGAACGCCATCGATCCGGATCCGTCGCTCGGCTACGTCCGCAACCTCCTGCGGATGACGTTCGGCCCGGAGTACGAGATCACCGACGAGGTCGCCAAGGCCCTCGACATGCTCCTGGTCCTGCACGCCGATCACGAGCAGAACTGCTCCACCTCCACCGTCCGCATGGTCGGCTCGTCCGAGGCCCCGCTCTACGCCTCGATCACGGGCGGCATCAACGCCCTGTACGGCCCGCTGCACGGTGGCGCCAACCAGGCCGTGCTCGAGATGCTCGAGCGGATCGAGTCGGAGGGCGGCGACGCCACCGATTACATGGACCGGGTCAAGAACAAGGTCGACGGCGTCAAGCTGATGGGCTTCGGCCACCGCGTCTACAAGAGCTACGACCCGCGCGCCCAGATCGCCAAGCAGCACGCGCACGCGCTGCTGTCGCAGAGCAACGACCCGCTGCTGGAGATCGCGCTCAAGCTCGAGGAGACGGCGCTGGCCGACGACTACTTCGTCGAGCGCAAGCTCTACCCGAACGTCGACTTCTACACCGGCCTCATCTACCGCGCGATGGGCTTCCCGACGGACATGTTCACCGTGCTGTTCGCGCTCGGTCGCATGCCCGGGTGGATCGCCCACTGGCGCGAGATGCGCGAGGATCCCTCCACCAAGATCAACCGCCCGCGCCAGGTCTACACCGGCCCGGCCGAGCGGAGTTTCACCCCGATCAGCCAGCGCTGA
- a CDS encoding FKBP-type peptidyl-prolyl cis-trans isomerase, whose product MDKPEIDMPTGPAPTDLVTEDITVGDGAEAVAGGNVTVHYVGVDYETGEQFDSSWDRGESITFPLNGLIQGWQEGIPGMKVGGRRQLVIPPDKAYGTSAALHPLGGKTLVFVIDLLDA is encoded by the coding sequence ATGGACAAGCCCGAGATCGACATGCCGACGGGCCCCGCGCCCACCGACCTCGTCACCGAGGACATCACGGTGGGCGACGGCGCCGAGGCGGTCGCCGGCGGTAACGTCACCGTGCACTACGTGGGGGTGGACTACGAGACCGGTGAGCAGTTCGACTCCTCCTGGGATCGCGGCGAGTCCATCACCTTCCCCCTGAACGGCCTCATCCAGGGCTGGCAGGAGGGTATCCCGGGGATGAAGGTGGGCGGACGCCGCCAGCTGGTGATCCCGCCGGACAAGGCCTACGGCACCTCCGCGGCCCTGCACCCGCTCGGCGGTAAGACCCTGGTCTTCGTCATCGACCTGCTCGACGCCTGA